The stretch of DNA GGCTGTATAGTACCCTTTATTATTTCACCATTTTCTAAACCTATTTTAACATATGTATATTTTATTATTTCTCCATCAACCAATATTATAATATTGGCATTTCTATTTTGAGCATAAGTATAGAAACTTATACACATCAAAAACATATAAATCAATTTATTCATATTATTATTCTAAAATTCGTTTAACAGCTTTAGTTTCAAGTTTTAATGGTTCAGGATATGAACTATTATAAATAACAATCCCATTTGGATTAGCATTGGTTGTTGTTTCCATCTTTCCTGTAGAAGTATTGACACCAGATTGTCCCGTAGAATAGCCTAAAGGCCCAACAATAACATTGGTGTCATATTGAGCAAAGGTTGTTGTATCTGTAGCTGAAGGCTCTTGAGCATTACCACTATAAACTTTTTCTCCCACAACTTCCGTTTTAGTGGGATGAGAGTGTATGGATGCTGCTGCATCTGCTGTTGTTTTTCCTGTTGGTAGATCAGGTAACGTAGCACTTGCATAAGCATCCTTTCCATATTGTACTTCTGGGCCTTGTGTACCTCGTAAAACAGAACCATCTTTCATTACGATAGAACTTTCTTCTTTTTTACCACCATTGTTTATTGTTCTATCTAAAACATTTAAGCTTTCTTTTAATACGGCTGTACTTGGTAATGTCGCTCCTGATTTTACAGAGCTTGTATCAACATTCCCTTTTATTTTAGAAATAGATCTCGCCTCCTTATTATCTGTAACTACGACTCTTACTCCGTTATTCACTCCATCTGTACCAATTTTTTTTCCACTCAAATTGTAAAAATCAGTAAGAGGTGCTCTTCCATCCGGATCGATAAATCGAATTGGATTATCAAATGCATAATTATATGGAGACCACCTACGCATTAATTCAGCCTTCGGATCCACAACTCCCCAACGTCCTATATCTGGCATGTAAAATCTAGCCCCATAATCATACATTCCGGTTTCAGTTTGTAATTCTTTACCGTTGTATTTGTATTGATAAGCAGAATTTCCATTCAAGGGATTATATCCCTCATGCTTTAATCCAAATGGGTAGTAGTTATTCTCTTCAATAATTTCTAAGCTTGTATTGTTTCTGGTATAACTTAATCTCACATTTCCTAAATGATCCGTATAGTGGTAAATATACTTATTTTTTACAAAATCATAATAGCCCTCTGAGGTTGGAACAAATTGTAAAACATTATCTTCATATTGAAACCCATCCAGATAATCGGTTTGAATATCGATTGTAAGTCCCGGGATAGAATTCTTTTTTACTTTCACCCCATCTGATCTGTAAGTATAATTATAACTAGGTCTGAATCTCCCTTCACCCAATATCTTAAAGCTATTCGGTAAGTTTAAATAATTATAAGAGATTTCATTAATTTTTTTATCAGGATGACTCGTCATATTCCCATTTTGATCATAGCTAATGGTTGCTCCTCCGCCTGCCGGATACCCTAAAGAGCTTTGGGTTGCATCTGTAATTGTATTAAGTCTACTTCCATTGTAAGAATAGGTAAGATCATCAATTAATGCTGCGGTATTTCCAGATTGTATATTAGCTGATCTTTTGAGATTGATAATGTTTCCGCTCAAATCATAATCCATCTTTTCAAAATATTCTCTTGCCGATGGATTGGCATCTCTTTGATAGAACCCTGCCAGTAATCTATTTAAACCATCATATACATACCCATATCTTCTTAAATTATCATTAGGAGAAGATGCCGACTTCCAGTCGACTTCAGCAATATTTCCATTAAACTTAGGGAGTACCTTCAGATTAGAAAAGCTAACATTTGGCGTTTGTAATCCTTCTACCTGATTGTACTTCATTTTATACCCAAACAAATCAGTTCCCAGGTTAGCAGGATCATTCATATGAGTCACCCAGCCTCGGATATTGTATTGATAATCTACCTGCTGAAGTGGTGCAGCAGCACTAACTCCACCCACTTTCTTATTTTCCAACTGGGAAAGCTCATTGTATTTATTCTGGGCTAAAATCTCAAGAGGATTAGGCCCTACTTTATGTCGATGCATCAGAAGTCTGTTCTGATGGTCATACGTGAAATATTCGTGTATCTGTCTTTCGGCATCACCAGCCAACCTTTTATGGTAAGTACTGGTTCTAAGAGGTGTGCCAGAAAAATCAAGCTGATGGTTAAGAATGGTATATCCTCCTAAATGATTAATGCTTCTGCTTCCCATTACCTGACCTTTGGAATTATACCAGGTGAAGTTTCGGGTCCAGGCATCATCTTCTATATTTTTAATGTACGAGGCTAAAGGTAATCCTTTGGTGGAACGATCCTGTGAAGGGTTATCAGCTAAAAGCTGATGATTAAAAACATTGGTTACTGCAGGAGATCCCGGAGGATAGGTATCGTAGTAATTCACACTCAAAACCGTCTCTATATTAGAGAAGTGGCTGTTACTATAATAGATACGCATTCCATTGCGGATAAATCCACCAGATTCCCTTGATTCAATAATAGCTAAATTTCCTGCCTGAGTCTGCCTATCCATTCTATTGTTCCCAGTTAAAATTCCAGTATAGGCAACTCTTCCCAACTGATCATATTTAGTGATCAGCCATTTATTGGTCTTACGCATTTCTGCATCTTGAGTCATAATAAGACGGTCAGCTTTATCATACACCATATGTTCCCATTCTTTACCCGGAAGTTTCTTTTGTACTAGCCTGTTTTTCCCATCATAATGATACTGGTAACAGTGATTAATCAAAAACCCATCTAAAAACTGAACCCCTACACCTAAGCTTTTAGCAGCATTTGATCCTTCGGGCGGAAGGACAAAAGCCAATTGATTATATTCATTATAGATATAATAGGTATCTGCATTCTGACCGGCTCCTACTACTTTTCTGACTAAGACAGTTTGACCCTGGCCATTTTTAAACTCTATGGTTTCATTGCCATCTTCATCCTTTACTGAGTTCTTATACAGTTGATTGGCTTTATAAAATCCACTTGCAGAGTTCGCATCATTGGCAGCCACTTTTAAGACAGAATTCGTTCTTCCTTCTATGAAAGTGGTGGTGGTCACATATTTTCTGACCTCTGTAGCCGTATTGGTTCCATAGTCAAACTTTACCGGTTTTGTGTTCCAGGCATTACCCACCTGTTTCTGTTCCAGTATTCTATCCAGAGGAGAATTTTCCAGGGTCTTTTCTGCAAAGATCTTTTCCTGGCCATAGATGCTGGTCTGGGTGGCATTAGCTAAAGGATTGGAAACAACAGCTCCATTGGTGCTTTGAGCCTGGGGAACAGGAAGAAAGTCTTTGACCTGTCTTCCAAAGCCGTCATATTCAATATGGGTAACCACATCTCTTCTTAAAGGTGAGGCTTTGATATTAATAATTTGTTTAGGTCTCCCTAAACCATCAAAATATTCTACCGTTTCTGCAGTTTTGGTAGGCTGATTACTGGCATTATAATCAAGATATGTTTTAGAATAAACGTAATTTTCAGTCGGGCTTAATTGGGCATGGGCTAATCCTGCGATCAGCAAGGCTCCTATAGGGATAATTATTTTTTTCATCAGGGGTTAGTTTTTATAATTGTACTTGAATTCTTTGACCAAGTTTCCTGTTTTGGAATCCTGTCTTATTTCTTTCAGCCTGTTAGCGGTGTCATAGATATACACTTCTCTGATTCCTGATGGAGGCGTAATACTCGTTACTCCTACTAAAGGGTCGTAAGTATACGTTGTGATCTGGTAATTGGATAAACCTGAATTTTTTCTAAAGTTATCTAACGCGATAATCAGTGAAGGCTCCTGAGCAGGATCAGCTGCATCATCATTGGAAGCATTGACAATGGTAGTGATCAAGGATTGGGTAATATCAGATAGCTTGGCACCTTCTATTTTAGCAATAGGCTGAGTTCCATTATATCCCCAGATAATGGTTGTTGAAACTCCAGCTTTTGTAGTATACTGCTGAATGTTTCCTTTGGAATCATATCGATCATAGGTAACTTCGATAGTCCCTGGTGATGAAAGGTTGGAAATATCATAAGAGAGTACAGACATCGGTAATATGAGTCCTGATGTTTTTGTATTGGCTTCAGTTTGAGTTTTGGGATAGATGGTTTCTATTTTTGATAAAGTTTTAGTACTATTTCCAATAGTTTGAGTGGTCATTGTTTCTAAGGGAATACCCACTATATTTTTACTGATCATCAATGGATTGTTTTTCTCGTGAGCATAGCTAAATACAGATGTATTCTTAGTTCCAGTAGTATCTAAAAACTCCGTTTGAGTCACTTGATTATGTTGGTTTGACCCATAAAAATATTTCGTAGTTTGTACCAATGCCGGAGCATTATTATGGTAAAGAACCTCTTCTTTTTCACTTAAATAAGGATGATAAGAGTAGATATTATAAGCAGATAGCCTTATTAGCTCTGCTACTCCCTGCAGTCGTGTAAAAGCACCATCGGTGATCGCCTCACCATATACATTACTTTGAAAATCATATGCTCTGATATTGTCATCAAAACGTGTGGGAAGAGCATTATACTTAAAATTAGTTTGG from Chryseobacterium piperi encodes:
- a CDS encoding DUF6443 domain-containing protein, with translation MKKIIIPIGALLIAGLAHAQLSPTENYVYSKTYLDYNASNQPTKTAETVEYFDGLGRPKQIINIKASPLRRDVVTHIEYDGFGRQVKDFLPVPQAQSTNGAVVSNPLANATQTSIYGQEKIFAEKTLENSPLDRILEQKQVGNAWNTKPVKFDYGTNTATEVRKYVTTTTFIEGRTNSVLKVAANDANSASGFYKANQLYKNSVKDEDGNETIEFKNGQGQTVLVRKVVGAGQNADTYYIYNEYNQLAFVLPPEGSNAAKSLGVGVQFLDGFLINHCYQYHYDGKNRLVQKKLPGKEWEHMVYDKADRLIMTQDAEMRKTNKWLITKYDQLGRVAYTGILTGNNRMDRQTQAGNLAIIESRESGGFIRNGMRIYYSNSHFSNIETVLSVNYYDTYPPGSPAVTNVFNHQLLADNPSQDRSTKGLPLASYIKNIEDDAWTRNFTWYNSKGQVMGSRSINHLGGYTILNHQLDFSGTPLRTSTYHKRLAGDAERQIHEYFTYDHQNRLLMHRHKVGPNPLEILAQNKYNELSQLENKKVGGVSAAAPLQQVDYQYNIRGWVTHMNDPANLGTDLFGYKMKYNQVEGLQTPNVSFSNLKVLPKFNGNIAEVDWKSASSPNDNLRRYGYVYDGLNRLLAGFYQRDANPSAREYFEKMDYDLSGNIINLKRSANIQSGNTAALIDDLTYSYNGSRLNTITDATQSSLGYPAGGGATISYDQNGNMTSHPDKKINEISYNYLNLPNSFKILGEGRFRPSYNYTYRSDGVKVKKNSIPGLTIDIQTDYLDGFQYEDNVLQFVPTSEGYYDFVKNKYIYHYTDHLGNVRLSYTRNNTSLEIIEENNYYPFGLKHEGYNPLNGNSAYQYKYNGKELQTETGMYDYGARFYMPDIGRWGVVDPKAELMRRWSPYNYAFDNPIRFIDPDGRAPLTDFYNLSGKKIGTDGVNNGVRVVVTDNKEARSISKIKGNVDTSSVKSGATLPSTAVLKESLNVLDRTINNGGKKEESSIVMKDGSVLRGTQGPEVQYGKDAYASATLPDLPTGKTTADAAASIHSHPTKTEVVGEKVYSGNAQEPSATDTTTFAQYDTNVIVGPLGYSTGQSGVNTSTGKMETTTNANPNGIVIYNSSYPEPLKLETKAVKRILE